The Leishmania infantum JPCM5 genome chromosome 26 DNA window TCAAGGTGATCCCGCGCAAGGCACGCCAGAAGCCGAAGGCGGCGCCTGATCCGCTTGCCACCACGCActccactgccgctgccgcggcaggaAGCGTCGCTTCGAACGCGCAGCAAGCAGCGCAGAACGACCAAAACAGCGTGCGTCGCGAACTCGTCGAGATCGAGCGCGAGGTCTCGATCCTGCGCAGTCTTCACCACACCGGCTGTTCGCAGTTCTTCGAGGCGATCCGCACCCCAGACGCCTTCGTCATCGCGATGCGCGTCTTCCCTGGCAGCATGGATGCACAGCGCTACCTCTCCCGCTACGGGGCACCGTCAGAGGCGCGGGCGGCCCTGCTGCTCTTCCAGCTCGTCTCCACGGTGCAATATCTGCACACCAACTTTGGACTTATCCACCGCGACATTAAGCTGGAGAACATTCTCCTTTCCGAGGCCGACGCCGGAGTTCCCGACGCGCGCATCCGCGAGGTGCTTGGGCCGGCTTTGCACAAGTCCGACACGTCAGCCATGATGACCGAGATCGAGGGTGGCCGAAAAGGCTGCGCCTCGGCGACGACCGCCGCCGAAACCCGGACAGCTGCACAGCGCCGCTATTCGATGCTGTCCCGCAACGTGGCACGACTGCTGCGAGTGACCCTCATCGACTTCGGGCTCGCTCGCCGCACCCGTGCAAGTACCCTGTCACCGATCGTTGCCGCGTCGCGCGGGCGCGGTGCAGGGGCGCAACACGGCAGCCTGAACGCGACCATCACGTCGCCAACTCACCTTGCCTCTTTCCCACCCACCAGTGCATCCCTCGCGGCCAGCCACCCGCACGCCTCTCACAACccgaacagcagcagctacaGTGGCAGCCTCGGCTCACCAGCGTCGTCCAGCGCGGGGTGTGCTGCCGGTGTAGTGATGCTCGCCAATGGCGGGAACAGCTCCAGCAACAGCTACACGCCGGCCAAACCGGCTCCAccgaagccgccgctgctttgtCGGCCACCCAGCGCGGCTGTCGGTGCTGGCACGGCACGCCTTGGGTCAAGTAGTGCGGGCATCAGCGCCATGGAACGGAGCACGCCGCGTGCTGGTATGCCTTCGCCGATGCCGTCCACGGCAAACATGTTCACCCGCTTCCTCGAcctcgaggaggagatggatgAGGAGGAAaacggtggcgcagcgggcacaTCGAACACGACCGCCAACACAACCACGAAAGTCGGTGACCTCGGCCGGGGTGGTCGACGGGACATGGCCGAGAACGAGGACGACAGTGGCGCCTTCAGCACCGACGTGAGTGCGTCGGAGACGGACTGCGAGTCGgaaggcggcagcaccgctgaaCCAAAGGAAGGGAGCGCACCGAACGGGGAGGAGCGCCTCGAAACAGGACCACAGCAGGAGCATGTGGCGCGCAAAGCACTCATATCTCCCAGCGTGCTGAGAGCGCACCCACAGACGCCACCGGGATCAGCGATAATAGtgtcgcctcctctgcctccgaccCCGATGCTCCTgtccagcaccaccgctTTTACCCTCGATCACTTCAACGCAGAAAAcagtagcagcagctgcaacacCAGCGGCCCCGCTGCGGGCGGTGCTGGCCTGCGCAACAGATGTGCTAGCTGTATCTACACTTCCCATCAGCAGCTGTCACCGGCGCCTCCAGTCGTCGCGGCTGGTGTGAGCTCAGCGCCGGATGACACCGAGGCAACACTGCTGCTCACTCCGTGCGGCACAGAGAAGTACCTCCCGCCCGAGGTGCTGTCTTGGATCCTGGAGCACGGCTGGGCGCGGCGCTCGACGACGGTGGGCCTCGCCCGCGCCATGGACCTGTATTCGATTGGCATCGTTGCATACGTGCTGCTCAGCGGCTGCTTTCCCTTCAACGCGTCCTCGCGGGCAacgctgcttcagcagcagcagcgggtgcCGCGGTGCAACAGCGCTCGCTGGGCTGGCGTGAGCAGCGCGGCCATCTCATTCGTGCAGCGGTTGCTAGAGCCGAACCCACGGAAGCGTATGACGGCGAAGGAGGCTCTTGAGCATCCGTTCCTGCACGAGGCTCGTCAGCTCGCCGAGAAGCTGTCGCTCGTGCcacacggagagggagaggaggcgtCACACCCGTCGACTTGGCGGGACGGAAGTCACATGGACaatcaccaccgccacagcaTCGGCGGCACCGGTCGCCACTTCGAAGACGACGCCAACGTGCATGCGCGGTCGCACTGGGCCACGAGCACCACGGCAACGACTAACTTGCCGCactcggcgccgtcgccaacgCACCCTGACCACACGCACTCTGGTGCTGCGATCGAGAGGGCGTCGACGCAGCCGAGTAGCAGCGTGAGCCTCGCCGTCTACGACTctcagcgccgtcacgcaGGTGGCCCGTGCGAGCTGGCGGCAGCAAATGAGCCATCACCGctgagcagcaacagcggcgccgacggtggcggcgagctGCTATGTCATCACGTGGAGAGTGGCACTGCGCCAACTGCAACGAGCATCAGCAGTGGATGTCGTCTGTCCGACGCACCccgcgtgtgccgcagcagcgacgagtGTGAGAAAGATGATGTGCGCGCCTCCGTTGCTCGTGATGTGCCTGGAAAGGTGCAGCCACTGCTGCAGGCTTGCAAGGAGAGTCCATACTCGACAACACCACCGGTGCCTGTCACGCCGACGTTGGCCAAAccgtgcacggcagcgctggcaaGGGCGGCATCGATCGAGCTGCCCGCCCTCTCCTCGTTGGTGGCGCATCCAGCGAAACCCTCACCGTCTTCTACTCTTTATTTTACCGCGACAGGCACGACAGCGTCTGCCGACGGCGGTCgggcggagagggcgacgctgccggagcCAGAATCTGCCGCAGCAGGATCATCGGCaccagcgctggcgccgggCAGTAAggatgcagcagccgcaaaTCGGCCTGTTTCTCTTTCGCCGGCCGCTACGACCAGCACTGCGAGGGCGACGGAGGGTGGCGAAGACGACTTATTCGAGTCTCTCTACAACAACATCATGTCGAGCGACTGACGCGGAGCGGGCTTCTCCTTCTTGCGAACGTGACACGTGCCTGCCTCCAATTCTCGCTCTGTCTTTGCGTAGAGGCACTTTGCGCGGGTGCTTGGCAAGCGCCTGTCCGCCTGTCCCGAGTGCGCTTGTGCGGCTTTCACGGTGTTTCTTGTCCATGCAGGTGAGCGTGCTTTAACTGTGATGATGCTTGTGTTTCGACATGGCGTGCCTGCGACTAATTCTAGAGACTTCGCGTTCCCCCGGAGGAGTTGGATGGGCTCTCTGCGCAGAGACGCGTGAAGGAAGCGTCGGATGCCGTACTCCGTCTCTCTTCGTTCCTGCTTTgtttgctgttttttttttttctctctcttcccatTGCGTTATGCGATGTGTTGGTGCCCGTGGTCGCTTCGTTGctctcgcccccctcccccttcctctgttgttgttccCTTCTTACTGGATGggtgttttcttttctttcgcgGTGTACATTCTGTgcgtgcctctgtgtgtgcgtgccatcGTAATATCTCAAGTTTCTTCCTTCGCGGTCGCTTGcgtctttgtttttcttcgttgcctacgtctctccctcttcccccctcccttcccatGTCCGTTTTTCTACGAGGTCTACCCTCTTCTTCTTGGCTGCTGAGTGCAGATGTTCCCGGgcgtgttgtgtgtgcggaAGTGTTTCTGCCGTTTCTTGTTCTTGGGCAGTGcagcctcttctcctccgtTTTACTTCCCtcccgacacacacacacacacacacacacgctgacGCAaacgcatatatatatatatacatacatagGGAGAGCGGATGTGTCCGtgtcggtgcgcgcgcgggtttctgtgcgtctgtgtgcatccttttctttcttgcCCGTCTCTTCCTTTCTCCCCCATCTGCACCGGAGCCATCATGTTTTACCTTAGCGGAGGGGAACTTCGACAGACACAAGCAGCCGACGGCAATAATGTTCAATCAAGACACCAGCTGTacttgtgtgtctctctctgtgtgtatcCGTGCGTCCTTCAGCctggcccccctcccccactgtGTACGGCACGTGCCTatgcacgtgtgtgtatgcctgcACGTGCTAGGGCAGGTGCGTATGCGCGTGAAAGAGGCCTGTGCTGCTTAGAAACGCGGCCAGGGGTCTCAGCATGGATATGCCAGCCAGAGGAACACACCGCAgcaggggagagagagaaccaGCGAGAGGGGGTGCCGTACATTCCTCCACTCCTCCGCATCAACGTTGTCCTTCATGAACGTGCATGCGCtagaaaaagaaacagacATGTgggcccctcctcccccctccttgcTCACCGACGCCCAGGCTATGTATTCACGTGGCAAAGGAGTAAAGGCTTCACACCGCCTCACCGGAGGCAAAAATCCGTCATGCTGCAAAAGCGTATGGGCAATcagaagaagaagcgaaTGCGAGACGAAGAAAGACGCCGTTGCCTGCTTTGGCTTCGCATTCAAGTGACCGAGGCGACTGCGCGCACCAGAGGGCGCTGCATTCCACACAGCTGCGTGGTGGGCGGGGAAGACCTTTAGGTTCTCCTCGGGCCTTCCCGACATCCGACAGAAGGGAGCACCGCGGAGAAGACGCTGAGGCTGGATGCACTTCAtttcccccccctctgcatCTTcagtgtgctgctgcacgtggtGGCGCCTCTGCGCTTCCATGTCTCCCACCATGCTCCTTTCATGGACCTGAGGACACACGCCCAAAAACATCCCCAAGCCTCCACTGCACCACAGCTGTCTCTCCCGGACCTCTACATGCTTATCGGCATCAAAAACGAGTCGTGCACACGACCTCACACCTGCTTCCGCTCCTTTCCACTTGCGAATTATTTATCATCGCCAGCAAGAGAAGGATTGGCTGCATatctcctccttttcccgcaccgtttctttttttttcttctctccccctctccgtctctctctctctctgcgcgcgtgtgggcgtgtgcgtgtgcgtgtgcgtgtgctggtcTGCAAGTTGGTGCATGCCTGCTCTCGGGCCCCCTCTTACTCCTTCTCCTTGTTCTCTTCGCAGGCGACCTACAGCAGGGACGACATACTCGTCTCGCCTGCATCGCCCTTCATACCTTCCTCTGATTTTCCTTCCGTAGCAGCATcacagccacacacgcccacacacagagataGCACAATGACTATGCGCACGGCGTCTTCAACTACATCCGGTAGCGACTTTTCTAACTCCTGTGATGAGGGGAGCATCCTGGAGGTCGAAGCCCTTGAAgagcgcgccgagctcgCGGACACAGGGAGGCACTTGCCTGCGCCAgccctccgcggcggcgtcacggTAGGAGGCGCCCGCCACAGCTCTGCGGCGGTGCTAAGCGGTGCTGCGGGCGCTCCTCTTGGTGAAGCCTTCGATGGCCGCCGTCACTCCAGAGACCAGCGTCAATTATCTGCCCctcatcagcagcggctgcttcCTGTGCCGCCTTCCCAGCGCCCCGAACGCGGCGATGATTTCATGGGCACGGGCCGAGACGTCGGCTTCAACGACAGTTTCGACGGCTTTCCATTATATGTGGACGAAGACGGTGTCATGAAGGTGTCTGGACACCGCCGGCACGACCCATTTGCCTTTGGCTACGATGCTGTTGAGGAGGCCGACTTGGCCACAGACGGCGCTCGCGGGGGCGGTGGTCGCAGAAACTCCTACCATGGCGGCTCTGGCGCCGCGTTCGGCTCGTCTTCCGGCACGTCTGATGGTGCGTTTGTGTCCGGCAGCTCCTCGTATTCTTCCTCCCTTTACGAGGAGCACTACGAACCTTCCCATCAACAGCGGGGCCGAGCCTCTGTCCATGGGCACCGGCACAGCGCCGATACGAATGTGGCTGCCAGATATGGATACACACCCCTTGAGATGCACtacgctggcggcgctggcgttgTCGCAACGtacgatgacgacggcgcgccggtgcccatcgacgcggcgctgcccagccaccaccacatcgcgtcacggcgtcgccgcctcgtTGGGGCTGCCTCCAGCGCGCAAGCACGGGCTCACAACGCAAAGCGGCGTCGCTCCAGTCGCAAGAAAGGCAAGCGCACTCGACGTCGTGGCACTCGCGGCGGGCAACTTGGAAGGAGGAACACCAACGCAACAGCCACCTCGCACTCACCCGCTGGCCGCCACGGAAGCCACAGTGGAGCGCACAGTTCAAGTCGCTTACCAACCCGTCTGTCAGGCAGCAGCCCCGTTCTGCTCGGCACGAATCCGTTGCTGAACATCGGCGGCGTGAATGTTGCGGCGAccgccagtgccgctgcggccgccgctaTCCATGGCGGCCTCAGctcccttctctccgccGGTGCTTCGATCAACGTCGGGCCCTCcgaggcggagaaggtggTGCGAATGCGCGAGCACCTGCTagcgcgcgaggcggcggtgaagaAGCGATATTCAGCGGTTCGCCGCGGCTCTGCCGGGACCGCAAGCACTGGCGCGACGGTCGGCAGCGACAGAGGCGCATGgaagacagcggcggcagacacCTTGCGCGTGTTAGCCTCCTCTCGCAcaggtgacggcgctggcaggGCCGCAACTAGTAGCGGTGCCCTCGCCTCACAGCACACTCGCGGCGCGGAGCCATTCAGCCCACTGTCGATGTCTCTGAAGGACTTGAATCGGAGCATCGGGCTGAACACGGGAAAGGCGGGGCCGGGGTCAGCCTTTGCGTTGGCAACGCTACGCTCTGCCCGCTTGCGCTCCAAGGACGCCGCCACGCAACTGCAggcggtgacgacgacaGGGGAGTCCGTGTATGTGCGAGAAGAccccgcctctgccgctgccgcaagAGCGCGGGGTAGCGATGGCAAGGGTATTTctggcgacgacggtgcaCCCGGCGCGATGCATGGCACAGCACTTGCTGCGGGGACGGCAACACATTTTGAACAGCGTATGATGACGCTGCGTGACCCCTACACGGGCCTCGCCATCGCCTCAGCTTACACGCCACTGATAAccagggcggaggcggcggtggcagtgcacacgtgcgcggcTGGAATTCAGTTCTTTCGAGATCCGACGGCGCCTCGGCCATCCGCAGTAGCGTTTCTGCCGTCGACTTCCTCGGCCTTGCCCGCTACACCCTCTCGGCTTTTGTCCACCGCCTACGTGCTGGATGTTGGTAATCCGCCGCTGGCACCTACGCCTACAGGAATCGCAACCGTGCCTGACGAAGGATCGCTGCGTGCATCCTTCGGTGCACCGTACACATCGACAACTCCGCACACGACCATATCTGCAAATCCCTCAAccacgtcgctgtcgccgcaaAAGCTGCATAATcgcgacggcgtggcgcgaGTGTacaaggcggcgacggcggcgggtgaCTCGGCTCAGGTGAGGCGGTGCCCGCCCACCGAGGCGGATCGCTTTTGCGACGTGCGCCCTCGTCTCACCGCTCGTGACGAAAACGCTAACGCAGGGGCGCCGCCCACAGTGGCGAGCAGCGGAAATGGTGGCGCGGCGTTGTCGGGTGTGAGCGGCCTCCGCGGCTCGGGCCAGTACACGGCGACGCCACTCAGTTCCGGTGACTGCGCGCGCTCCTGGTGGAGATTGCAAAGCGGcggggccgctgctgccggtggctacagcagtgcggcagcgcctgcagcagcggcagataTTTCGGACAGCAGCGACCTTTTTCCGTGGCGTTGGCGCGGCAGAGCATCTGCATTCGATATGGGTGGCGGAGAGGTCCAAGACGGAGTCCCGATCGCCGCTGCATGGCAGGatgaggcggtgcgcggaTGTTACGGCGTATGGCCCGCGGTTGTTCACCTGCGCGGAGCTGCCGACGAGTACGGCGTTAGCCTTCCCCCGGCCGGCACgtcgagcagcgcctccgccgccatGCCGCCCTTCTTCGCATGGCCGCACCCTGCACCGCAGCTGCCCGCGTACCCGCCCTCTATCGCCCCCTACGCGGCACCGCTCCATCCTCAACAAAACACCCGCTATCATGCCTGGACAGCTGAGGGCGTGTCGGCGACGTCGAACACCTCGTGCGTGGTGCACGTCTTCACTGTCTCGCGggagatgctgcgcagcgtgtaCGAGTACGTCGCGTACATGTGTGTAGCGAAGCGACatgcagagctgcagcgtcggcgcagaAAACGCGAAGAGCACCTTAGCAAAGAACTTGCCGCCGGTAGGCTGACGCGCGATGCCCAGCGGTACCTGCGCTGCCCCCATTGTGGTGTAGTCGGGAAGGTAGTAAGAAGCTCTGCCGCGCGAGGTGAAAGTGAGGCTATGCCGTCAAACCCTTTGCTATCTTCAACACCGGCCCAATCGCAGCATCTGCGTCACGACAGGAagcaccaccatcaccaccataACCCCCATCATTCAAGCGCGTCGCGCGATCCCCCGCTGGTCTCGGCCACCAGCACACCACAGCCGTCGCTCTTTCCGCAAAGTAGTGCGCCAACAGCGAATGGCTCCTTAGAGTTGCCGTtagcacagcagcagcacacggaGAGGTTTGGATGGTCGGCGGCGAAatcgccatcgccgcggccgaCACCTCTGcccccgcagccgccacggcgctcgGTTTTTGGGATGGGTAGTGCGACCCAAGGCGGTAGCCGTGTCGCGGTCGAAAACACCAACGCTAAAGTTGACGAGTGCGCGAACGCGCATCGCGCCGTGGTCGTCGACGAGGTAGGCGATGCCTTAGCAACGCTCCCGGCGTCTGCGGTGCTACAGTCGCCAGCCACTGCACTAGTTTCGCGGGTGGCATGCGCACCATTGACGAGGGGTGGCAGTGGCACATCCGGGCCGTCCCCAGCGCTCCCGTCCTTGCCGCAGTCTGCCTCGcttccgccgctgcgactgCAGCCGCAGAAAAGGCTTCAAGAAGCGGATCGCTCGTCACAGGAGTCGAACAACATCTGGTCGACGTCGGCGCTTCAGCTGTCCAGCGtcggggcggcgctgccgtcgtcttcTCCGAGTCCGtcgccacagcagccactTTTGACTCCTACTGTGGGCGCCAtggcagcaccggcgcctgCAAAGCTGCACACCTCTCCGCGTGTCCCCGGCACGAAaggggcggcgctggccggGACcaccaacagcagcgacacccGCGTCGAGGCGCTTCTAGACACGCTGGTAGTGAGCGGCGAGCTCTCGCAGTCTCTTCACATGAATTCGCAGTCGTACGAGGCAGGCGCGCAGGCGGCCTTTGATCGATACGCCGGCGCTTCAGGTAACGAGCTGCTTGCActacggcagcagccaccgacCACCGTACTGgcacgcggcgcacacgaGGCGCGCCTTCTCGACGATTCCACCACAGCTCTGTCGCCTCGAAAAACTGCTGAGGAGCGCGGCCATGCCACTAGTGGGGATGCTGCCGTGCAACGGTCGTCTTCATGTGCGGCGGTCGcgaacagcaacagcaacagccacagcctccgcgtcggcggtatcgacagcgacgccgaggaTGGACGGCTGGGGCTGGCCGGCTCTGTGGCGCATCACACGTCAGGATCGACGGCCTCGCATCCATTCACCATACCAACGGCCACCTCACCGGACCGCTCCATGCTGATGGTGcccacaggcacacgcgacACCACGGCTACGCACGAtacaacggcagcgctgtgGGCGCTGGTGGCATCTGCTGATTCTTCCGCGCCAAAGTGTGCGCCTCCTACTGCGACGAGtgcggcggccaccaccgcggccgccgtcacgACGGCCCTCAACGCAGAAGTGAGGGTCATGGGCAGCAGCTCGAGGAGCAACCCCAACCCCAACAACATGAGCGGCACCAACTCGCTCTTATGCCCGATGGCGGGATCAACCCTGacgccagcggtgccgactctggcgcgctcgccgacgccgctgcagagccAAGCGGGCGAAGACGATGGGGATAACCCTGCTGTAGCGCAGCGCTGGTTCGGCACGAACGCTGACGAAACGGCACGAGACCACGatctcagcggcggcgcgtcttACGTGTGCCTCGGCTGCCACCGCGACGTGATACCAAAACAGCCGTTGCTGACGTCGATCAGCGACCATAGCTCGTTGCACCGCCGTTCCCAGCACGCTCATCACTCAACTGCACGACACAGTAACCacacgaacaacaacaacaacagcggtggcggtgatgacaGCGTGGAAGACGATAGGACCGAGCAGACTGTGGGTGCGGACATCGGAGTAATGGCGTTCGAAGACCTCCTGCAGGATGACGCGTTCACGTATGCGTTGCACAACGCCTTGTGCGAGCTGCTCATGATGCCGTCAACGCGagagccaccaccgccgttgccAACGGCGTCGCACAAGAGAAGTCGAAAAAGGTCACCAAGaacgtcggcggcgcgcgcggacCTGAATGGCTTCCTCCATCCCGTTTTACCGAGTGCACCCGTGCACCAAACCGGCGCACTTCTGCAGCACTCGTCGGAGGATACAGCTATAGCGGTGACCGACGCCAAAGGTGAGGTGCGCAGAGTTGCTGCGATGGATGTGGGTGCCCTTTCGTGTCTCTCACCCGGTGTGCCGCATCAGCAGTGCCTAGAGGCGatgggaggcggcggcgcggtcTCTTTCGAAAGTATCGGCAGCTGGATCGGCGACGACGAAAACGAGctcacgcagcagcaacgcgaaCCACCCACGTCCCCACTTTCCATTTCAGCTGCACCGTCATCTTCATCCACGCCGTCCATGTCAACGTCCTTAGAAAGctcgtcggcggcagcggtcagggagggcggcggctgctcgGCCGCTTCTTCGCCCATTCGCCTTTCGCTCCCGTGCTGCGGGCTGACAGTGAGTGTGCTGCCGTACGTGGAGCCGCAAGTGCCCTCTGCGGCGACGCAAGAACACTCCAGTGACAGCGGCATCCAGCGCCGAGGAACAACGGAGAAGCGCCTGATGCGGGCGAGGAATGCAATCAGGAAAACCATCGGCATCGCGCGCCTACCACGGCAACGCTTTggcacaccggcgccgctttCTCGGCCAGTGATCCCGCGCATGCGCGAGGACGCGGCGACACGGGGGCTGACGCCATCCACGATGCTCATGAGCGACGTTGCCGCCTCTCACCGCCGttgcaggcgcagctgcagcaagcagcggcaagggCCGCGCATCCATCGCGacacgccaccgcgccagcggcggcgcagcagctcgagcactgcagcgccaaGGCTCACTTCTATGGAAAGTCCACCCAATGGCCCCGTGATgcacagcgcggcggcgtcgaaggCGCTCATAATGAAGGGCACGTTCAGCAGTGAGAAGCACCGCATCCAAGTAAACCCACGCACCCCGCTGGACGCCGTGAGCAAAAATCGTATCATGAAGCGCATCTTCCGCCAAGACCGGCTTGGCAGCAGGAGCGacaccacggccgccgc harbors:
- a CDS encoding putative protein kinase, producing MSNRSLHGGHTTIHNNNAYHDAAKEERQLQEQQKPSMPGSHAAVERMTAVQVVDRLRWWRTHRVREQPIPVDHFVLRGSYANYSSFGTRPLAPSVTRLLQKARTVRAQYLRTQQQPQHEAPRQSRQVSSLLMAPTAGASVRSASNERLGSDAGETERTTGCISEEEGQYGERQQRQLREMNDDAKEKVNNKRRAAVIASWPRSPRPLNEVAIACLGEPAGQRDSATDNITRISLSASGSAGTSPPLVRAVSGSAPSVDTPSGALYVPSEQEARVAERLLMLFRPRAASAPLRSRRYRCTAGRLDATSSEFSGEPPLQGDWGHAEATGLHHERMTRVSASDEITDVRRAPGAAEAVIVLHHAPRLVLYEKGLHPKAALRAAGISSDALESLDDAAAESSAELFALRNLPLFAFERFFYQQQLRGLAETRRSHTPGMRSASADASAESAGVPESDTASAPTGAAAGAVAAADTAVDDDIIANGDDAFFFGSPLTATLACSLKTVVPLSSVAAAAAPGSRGRDGRDAAARQAVQHRGRGRDDGSNRRRGGRAALRAVSVPALPPVYKGGCPQMTLATSHHHLSSGARLQQQQQSSNRPSPILSAGLRSSKAPQNGAHLCLRVDDLQDVYVFNPVVDMIGKGAFSKVYAAVPILRGKEGLRRFASPLLDGQAAPCGSDELSGSGPREGGRRVSTVRRVSPVRRNSSSTALRVDPAAGAAVGDAAGPLTDDETAKRRPHAQSLAASLHSIPVVALKVIPRKARQKPKAAPDPLATTHSTAAAAAGSVASNAQQAAQNDQNSVRRELVEIEREVSILRSLHHTGCSQFFEAIRTPDAFVIAMRVFPGSMDAQRYLSRYGAPSEARAALLLFQLVSTVQYLHTNFGLIHRDIKLENILLSEADAGVPDARIREVLGPALHKSDTSAMMTEIEGGRKGCASATTAAETRTAAQRRYSMLSRNVARLLRVTLIDFGLARRTRASTLSPIVAASRGRGAGAQHGSLNATITSPTHLASFPPTSASLAASHPHASHNPNSSSYSGSLGSPASSSAGCAAGVVMLANGGNSSSNSYTPAKPAPPKPPLLCRPPSAAVGAGTARLGSSSAGISAMERSTPRAGMPSPMPSTANMFTRFLDLEEEMDEEENGGAAGTSNTTANTTTKVGDLGRGGRRDMAENEDDSGAFSTDVSASETDCESEGGSTAEPKEGSAPNGEERLETGPQQEHVARKALISPSVLRAHPQTPPGSAIIVSPPLPPTPMLLSSTTAFTLDHFNAENSSSSCNTSGPAAGGAGLRNRCASCIYTSHQQLSPAPPVVAAGVSSAPDDTEATLLLTPCGTEKYLPPEVLSWILEHGWARRSTTVGLARAMDLYSIGIVAYVLLSGCFPFNASSRATLLQQQQRVPRCNSARWAGVSSAAISFVQRLLEPNPRKRMTAKEALEHPFLHEARQLAEKLSLVPHGEGEEASHPSTWRDGSHMDNHHRHSIGGTGRHFEDDANVHARSHWATSTTATTNLPHSAPSPTHPDHTHSGAAIERASTQPSSSVSLAVYDSQRRHAGGPCELAAANEPSPLSSNSGADGGGELLCHHVESGTAPTATSISSGCRLSDAPRVCRSSDECEKDDVRASVARDVPGKVQPLLQACKESPYSTTPPVPVTPTLAKPCTAALARAASIELPALSSLVAHPAKPSPSSTLYFTATGTTASADGGRAERATLPEPESAAAGSSAPALAPGSKDAAAANRPVSLSPAATTSTARATEGGEDDLFESLYNNIMSSD